A genome region from Dreissena polymorpha isolate Duluth1 chromosome 16, UMN_Dpol_1.0, whole genome shotgun sequence includes the following:
- the LOC127862758 gene encoding inactive pancreatic lipase-related protein 1-like: MYEMRITFGLCVLGLCTGAFGCWGSLTKEVCYKADGIGCFSNAKPYDNANCKLPESPNAIQVKFLLYTRANSLSPEIVTNKNLSIQASNFSSTRKTKFIIHGYTDKHGPWMIKMAQAIIEREDANVFAVDWSKGADNFHYLQAAANTRVVGALIAQFITQLRTTTQAQYGDFHLIGHSLGAHICGYAGERISRIGRITGLDPAGPQFEKTDPKVRLDPTDALFVDAIHTNADLLLQLGFGIGIEQPVGHVDYYPNGGENQPGCPSELGQHWFNLKTGGIEALTGGVACSHMRVLELFIESINSNCDFRAQPCSSRADFQAGRCNTCGAGCANMGYNSNSQQPPNGTYYLSTNGKSPYCKGCMAKLARSLLPWLNDSSC, translated from the exons GTTGTTGGGGGTCACTTACAAAGGAGGTTTGTTACAAAGCTGACGGAATCGGGTGCTTCAGCAACGCCAAACCATATGACAACGCCAATTGTAAACTTCCAGAGTCGCCAAATGCTATTCAG gtcaagttCCTGCTGTACACCCGTGCGAACTCCCTGTCGCCAGAGATCGTGACTAACAAAAACCTCTCCATCCAGGCGTCGAATTTCTCCAGCACCAGAAAGACTAAGTTCATCATCCACGGCTACACTGATAAACACGGTCCATGGATGATCAAAATGGCACAGGCTATAATCGAAAGG GAAGACGCAAATGTGTTTGCAGTGGATTGGTCGAAAGGAGCTGACAACTTCCATTACCTGCAGGCGGCGGCGAATACCAGGGTCGTCGGGGctctgattgcgcaatttataaCACAACTTCGCACCACTACGCAGGCGCAATATGGCGACTTCCATTTGATTGGTCACAGTCTTGGTGCCCATATTTGCGGTTACGCCGGTGAAAGGATTTCCAGAATCGGTCGAATAACCG GCCTTGATCCGGCCGGTCCCCAGTTCGAGAAAACAGACCCCAAGGTTCGTCTGGACCCTACAGATGCTTTGTTTGTCGACGCCATTCATACGAACGCCGACTTACTCCTTCAACTCG GTTTCGGGATCGGGATCGAGCAGCCAGTAGGTCATGTGGACTACTACCCTAACGGCGGAGAAAATCAGCCGGGCTGTCCCAGCGAGTTAGGGCAACATTGGTTCAACCTTAAAACAGGGGGCATTGAAG CGTTGACCGGCGGTGTTGCTTGCAGTCACATGCGCGTCCTTGAGTTATTCATCGAGTCCATCAACTCCAACTGCGACTTCCGGGCGCAACCGTGCAGCAGCCGCGCTGACTTCCAGGCCGGCAGGTGTAACACGTGCGGTGCTGGATGTGCAAACATGGGCTACAACTCCAACAGCCAGCAACCCCCTAACGGAACCTACTACCTTTCCACCAATGGCAAAAGTCCTTACTGCAAAGGCTGTATGGCGAAATTAGCGAGGTCCTTGCTTCCATGGCTAAATGACTCTTCTTGCTAA